Within Syntrophales bacterium, the genomic segment CAATATTTGATTATATATCAACAAGGCGAGAGAAGTTATTCAGAAAATTTCACCACAATCGTATGCCAGAATCAATTAGGAACTAAAAGATTGGGAACAACGGCATCTAAAAAGATTGGAGGTGCTGTAAAAAGAAACAGGACCAAACGTCTCATAAGGGAGTTTTTTAGATTAAATAAATTCAAGCTTTCAGCTTCTCATGACTTTGTGA encodes:
- the rnpA gene encoding ribonuclease P protein component, translating into MEKQTLGKHERIRKRKQYLIIYQQGERSYSENFTTIVCQNQLGTKRLGTTASKKIGGAVKRNRTKRLIREFFRLNKFKLSASHDFVIIVKRDISSLTYQDVCRELGSLLFKKADAK